Genomic DNA from Streptomyces sp. NBC_01571:
GCGGTCAGGGCTGTACGGGCTCGCCCTTGAGCCGCGCGGCCACTGTCCGCAGAAGCTGATCGGAGAGCTCGGGGTCGGCGACCGCGCGCGACATCAGCAGCGCGCCGACCATCGCACTCAGCGTGAGCATGGCGTCGGCCCGTGCTTCGTCGGAGTCGTCGCCGTCCGCCGTGCCACTGATGAGCTCCAGATAGCCGCGCACCTGCTTTTCGTACGCCTCCTTCATCTCGGCCTCGCCACGGCCCGCCGCGGCGCCGAGCGTCACCACCGCGCAGCCCGTTCCCGGAGCGTCGCGGTGGCGGGCGCTGAGGTAGGAGTCGATCAGACCCGTACGGGGCTCCTCGCGGTTGCGGCGAGCGGCCCGCGCCATCTTGGTCTCCCCGTCGACCAGGGCGAGGGCGGCGGCCTGCCGCATCAGGTCGTCGCGCGAGGAGAAGTGCTTGTAGAACCCGCCGTGGGTCAGACCGGCCTCGTTCATCAGCTCGGCGACGCCCGGGCGGGTCAGCCCCTCCTCGCGGATACGGCGGGCGGCGATCCGCAGGACCCGGTCACGCGACTCCGCCTTGGCTGCCTGGGAGTGACCCATGGCAAGACCTCCCGATCTGCGACGACAGCCGCACCGATCAAATGTGGATGACGGACATCATATCCCCTGCCCGGATCGGCCTCCCGGGCCGCCGGGCGGGTCGCGACGGAGCGAGGGTCATCGCGCGCGCTCCCAGACAAGGACACCCGTACGGCGGGCGCCCCAGATCGGGGCGGGCTCGGGCAGGGACAGCCGGAGTCCGTCACCGTCCCGGTCGGCGACCCTGGCCTGAGTGGTGCCCACCCAGTTGGGAAACAGGCTGAGCTCGACGTGGTGGACCACGAGGTCGTCCTCGGGAACCTCGTAGGTCCCGCCGTACGCCAGGTAGCCGACGGCCGCCGCGGCCAGCTCCTCGGGCAGGCCCTTCTCGAGGCGGCCCTGCCGGAAACGGGGTCGCAGCGGACGCATGATCTGGGCCGACATGTGACCGCTGGGTGTGTACGTGATGAGGCCCTGGGGCCGCGGGCCGAAGGGCTGGACGACCTCGCCGTCGTCGACGGCGGTGGCCCGGTACGACACCAGGCGCCAGGCGCCGACGAGGGTCTCGCGCAGTTCATCGGGATTCATGGGGTTCCTTACCTGCCTTGGTCTTCGACGCTCAGCGCCGCCCTCGTACGGGGCTGTGGCGGAGGGTCGGTGCCGGGAAATGTGGATGATGGAAATCATACAGATGAGCCCCGGCGGAGCGCCTGCGAGCTACCTCACGTTGACATTCAGGATGACGCTCACCATCCTGAATGTGGATGAGGACAGTCATCCAGAATAGAGCGGGAAACATCGAGAAGGACGCACCATGACGGACATCTACGACCCCACCCGCACCGCGGTTCTGCTGGTCGATCCGTACAACGACTTCCTGTCGGAGGGCGGCAAGATCTGGCCCGCCGTCCAGCAGGTGGCCACCGACGTCGGCCTGCTGGACAACCTGCGCGCCGTCATCGCCGCCGGCCGCCGGGCCGAGCTGCGGATCGCCTTCGTCCCCCACCGCCGCTGGCAGGAGGGCGACTACGAGGACTGGGACCACCCCAACCCCACCCAGCGGCTGGTGCAGGAGCGCCACAGCTTCGCCCGGGGCACCTGGGGCGGCGAGTTCCACCAGGATCTCCAGCCCGCCGACGGTGACGTGATCGTGCAGGAGCACTGGGCACAGAGCGGTTTCGCCAACACCGATCTGGACTTCCGGCTCAAGCAGCACGGCATCACCCATGTGATCGTCATCGGCC
This window encodes:
- a CDS encoding TetR/AcrR family transcriptional regulator, which translates into the protein MGHSQAAKAESRDRVLRIAARRIREEGLTRPGVAELMNEAGLTHGGFYKHFSSRDDLMRQAAALALVDGETKMARAARRNREEPRTGLIDSYLSARHRDAPGTGCAVVTLGAAAGRGEAEMKEAYEKQVRGYLELISGTADGDDSDEARADAMLTLSAMVGALLMSRAVADPELSDQLLRTVAARLKGEPVQP
- a CDS encoding lipocalin-like domain-containing protein, whose product is MNPDELRETLVGAWRLVSYRATAVDDGEVVQPFGPRPQGLITYTPSGHMSAQIMRPLRPRFRQGRLEKGLPEELAAAAVGYLAYGGTYEVPEDDLVVHHVELSLFPNWVGTTQARVADRDGDGLRLSLPEPAPIWGARRTGVLVWERAR
- a CDS encoding isochorismatase family cysteine hydrolase, producing the protein MTDIYDPTRTAVLLVDPYNDFLSEGGKIWPAVQQVATDVGLLDNLRAVIAAGRRAELRIAFVPHRRWQEGDYEDWDHPNPTQRLVQERHSFARGTWGGEFHQDLQPADGDVIVQEHWAQSGFANTDLDFRLKQHGITHVIVIGLLANTCIESTSRYAMELGYHVTLVRDATAAFKPEMMHAAHELNGPTYAHTITTTAELLRTLENGEH